Proteins encoded together in one Musa acuminata AAA Group cultivar baxijiao chromosome BXJ3-6, Cavendish_Baxijiao_AAA, whole genome shotgun sequence window:
- the LOC135640389 gene encoding zinc-finger homeodomain protein 4-like: MDLSGHEGEIPIPITSAYVGGHGQTNMRDTPPIHHPSNGPPPPPPPLPIATTEDHQRHHHATNSHSTKKGVAVRYRECLKNHAASIGGNATDGCGEFMPSGEEGSLEALKCSACGCHRNFHRKETEGESSCDCFHPLRGRKVMGQKGLLLSGSDAFGYGPACNGLIPRATPHSMIMPLGAIQTSESDEMEGVGGMMARPLMVKKRFRTKFTPEQKEKMLSFAEKVGWKLQKQEESVVQQFCQEIGVKRRVLKVWMHNNKHHLAKKNPLQLE, translated from the coding sequence ATGGATCTTTCTGGTCATGAAGGAGAGATCCCAATCCCAATAACCAGTGCATACGTTGGTGGCCATGGCCAAACCAACATGCGTGACACCCCCCCCATCCACCACCCCTCCAAtggccctcctcctccgccgcctcccCTACCCATTGCCACCACAGAGGACCACCAGCGCCACCACCACGCTACCAACTCCCACAGCACCAAGAAAGGGGTGGCGGTGAGGTACAGGGAGTGCCTCAAGAACCATGCAGCCTCCATTGGTGGGAATGCCACCGATGGCTGCGGTGAGTTCATGCCGAGTGGTGAGGAGGGAAGTCTGGAGGCCTTGAAGTGCTCTGCCTGCGGCTGCCACCGGAACTTCCACAGGAAAGAGACGGAAGGAGAGTCCTCATGCGACTGCTTCCACCCCCTCAGGGGGAGGAAGGTGATGGGTCAGAAGGGCCTCCTCCTCTCGGGATCCGATGCATTCGGCTACGGCCCTGCGTGCAATGGCCTCATTCCAAGGGCAACCCCACACAGCATGATCATGCCTCTGGGTGCCATCCAGACCTCCGAGTCCGACGAGATGGAAGGCGTGGGTGGAATGATGGCGAGGCCTCTCATGGTGAAGAAGAGGTTCCGGACCAAGTTCACCCCTGAGCAGAAGGAGAAGATGCTGAGCTTTGCCGAGAAGGTGGGCTGGAAGCTCCAGAAGCAGGAGGAGAGTGTGGTGCAGCAGTTCTGCCAGGAGATCGGGGTGAAGAGGAGGGTCCTCAAGGTGTGGATGCACAACAACAAGCACCACTTGGCAAAGAAGAACCCTCTCcagcttgaatga
- the LOC103989361 gene encoding glycine-rich cell wall structural protein 1: protein MVGKRSKPAKGKEKGFAWKLPVVKTEDLGKLGPGLSFGAGCGVGVGIGLFGGAGLGAGFPGLQFGIGAGAGCGIGLGFGYGMGKGVSFDENGKHTNVGKLFEGNPPSRGQIGGLIDEAVVTAKNLVKATSREIEKWR, encoded by the exons ATGGTGGGGAAGAGATCGAAGCCGGcgaagggaaaggagaagggcTTCGCGTGGAAGCTTCCGGTCGTCAAAACCGAGGACCTCGGCAAGCTCGGCCCTGGTCTCAGCTTCGGCGCCGGCTGCGGTGTGGGCGTCGGTATCGGCCTCTTTGGAG GTGCAGGCCTGGGGGCCGGGTTTCCTGGCTTACAGTTTGGCATTGGAGCTGGTGCCGGGTGTGGAATAGGTTTAGGTTTTGGTTATGGCATGGgaaaaggagtttcatttgatgAGAATGGAAAACACACAAATGTGGGCAAGCTATTCGAAGGAAATCCCCCGTCTCG TGGTCAAATTGGTGGTTTGATTGATGAGGCTGTAGTGACTGCCAAAAATCTAGTTAAGGCTACTTCGCGGGAGATTGAAAAATGGAGGTGA